The DNA segment TGGAAACCAGACTGCAGCATGAAGCAGGCGTAAATCCTAACACAAAAGATGGAAGAACTCTGCAATCCATCCTGAACTGACTTCCAGGAAAGGTAAGATAGGGGAGTCATTTAGTGAGAGGCCAGGTGATCTTGTCGGAGTGGCGATGAAGAAGCAACCCGGGCTTTTCTTGGTTGCTCTGATGATCGGCAGGCGTATATTGTTGTAACAATTTTGTAATTTCATTTGTCACTCTCTAGTGTTAACTGGTTACGATGCTTAATTCAAGGTttgcttgtcagttgtcacgGTGATTTCTTGGTTTCGCGTCTTCTGTAAGCCGCTATGTAATCAGTTTGCCTACAGAAGAGAAGAGAACGTCCAGGTTAAGAGTAGTCTGCTTATAGTAGCATTGTTGCAGCAGCCAGCAAGATAGATGAAAGATTTTGCTTCAGAATTAATAAAACGTCTCATAGGTGAAATCACGCAGCCGATCTCGAAGAAAAAGGAATCTTTTCAGCATTGCGATACACAAAAATATTGGTGCTGAAAATAAACTACCAGAGTTACTTGTCATCGCGTTACAACATTATTTATTGATCACCTTTGTGGTAACATGAGCTGCTACTAGTCTCATGATTAGCAAAAATAATGCTAAATTAACTCCAATAAAAGAAGTGAGGTAAATGCCAAATAGTACAAGGTCAGTGGAAGTCCGGTTGGCCAGTGGAAGTGAGGCAGCGGTGCCACATCCTGCTGTTGGGGTTCACGCGCTTTGGTTTTGTGATGACTTCTGTGATCGGGAGGAAAGCGTAGTGCGTGTTGCAAATACCAGATGTGATACCACTGAACCCGGCAAAGGCTCCATGAACCTACAGAAAACCATTCGATTTTCAAAcactcaaaattcaaaagatCGATAAATGACATTCATACATCTGTGAAGGATATAGAAGGACAAACAGGAAAAACGCGAACTCACAGCATTTTGTCCAAGTACAGTGCACAAGATAGCATCAGATGCATTCGCACGACAGGCCCGGACCATATATGTCGGATCAATGTATTTTACATCAGCTGGAACACCGATGTCCTTGAAATGACTCTTAATCTGGAGTTCGATATCAGTGTCATTTATTCAGAAATACTAAGTAAGCTCACAAAAGAACATCATAAAGAATAGAGCAATAGCAATGTAGGAGCAGAATACAGAGGAAACTTTGTACCCAAGACAGTATTTAACGATTAAGCTCACAGCACTAGCATAGTAGTGTACACGAAATGAATGTAGATAAAtccacaaaagaaagaaagggggAAATTGGCACATCGCTCTGCCAGTTAAAAATAGGTGACTTTTGTTATGTGCCTTCAAACCAACAAAATTTTGCAGTTAGTGAGTGCTTGGTTGGTTGGTCCAGCAGGAATTTGTAACAGATGAAATAGCGGATATTGTTCATAgggtttaattaaatattattatataatataaatctAACCCATAGCTTGTAAAAAGTAATCTAAgcaatgttgatgaagaaagtTATTGGAGAAATAATATTTTTGGAAGCATGGCATGAATAATTTGCTCGATAATCCATAATCTGGTTTTAGCTAACCAAATGACTGGTTACCAGATGATTTCAAACACTTATGTTCTTCGCCAATTTCAAGATATGCCAGCCCAGTCTTCCGAAGGTGCTCATAGGGCTAAGGTGTGCATGTGCGTTAATAGGGGTGAGTGTACGCGCGTTGTGAGCGCCTGcgtttgtattgtgtttctaaaaataataataataataataataatagaagaTGCTAAATGCAAAATCTGTTTGCCCGAGGGGGTTTAAGATGAAAACATACCTTCTGTTGCATGTGGACACCAAAGTCACTAAGTATTACATTTCCTGATGCATCAGTTGCATTTGATTTTTGCAGTAAATCCTGCAAGAACAAATCCAAGAATCTAATCAAATTTCCATCCATTTAATTCAATGAGTTGTATGAGTATTTGTAGCACTCATCTGTGCAAAACCCTAAGACACCACGCACTGCCTATTACCTGCCCTGCACCTTCAGCAACACAAACCACGCAAAATCCCTTTTTTTCCAGTAAATGTTCAAGGTGTCGCATGACACCATGTTCTCCATCTAGTGTAAAAGATACCTGCATTCAGATAGTACGCTTCTGTCAGTAGATGGGAAgccaaaaaaaagggaaaaaaaagctcTGTCAGCATAGTGTTTACACACCTCGGGTATTAGGCAGACATCAATCTGTCCACTGGAAAGAGAAGCTTGCATGGCAATGAACCCACTACTTCTTCCCATTAATTTGACCAACCCAATTCCATGATATGCACTTCGTGCCTGAAAACCGAAGGAAGAATCCTCTTCATTGAAGTTTCCATGctaaaaaaacatgctaagaGGTGAGAAATGCCACTGCACCTCTATGTAGGCAGAATTGATGGCACGCTGAGCTTCTTCTACAGCCGTGTCAAAACCAAAAGTCTTATCCATGAATAGTATATCATTATCAATTGTCTTTGGAACTGCTACAACTGACACTTTCAGTTTTCTCTTACGACACTGCAAACCAGAAAAACACATGAGCATAAACTAGCATGAACAATCATATTGCATGAAACATAAAGGTGTGTTTTGAGTCCAGAAGATCTTTTGGACGAGAGATATTTAATCTGACCTTCCTAGTTCTTAGACAAAATAATGCACAAGATGCAAGTTTTTTAGTTCTGGTAAATGTTTATCATAAAAAATTACATTAATTGGATATTTGGGACCAAGAACTCTTTATTAGAGAATAGATAATATTATGTCTTTAGCTCCCTCGGTACCTGCATTTTTAGTGCCAAATTGGGGGTGGGGGTTTATAATTCCGGTACACCCTATCCAGGTGTACAGTCAGGTTAAATATGGGTCTAACTAGGTTTTACTCAGAATTGCCCCTTTACTCAAAGTGGTGAATGAATCCAAAGAGGCGCGAAGTTTTCTATTACTATAAGTGCCTGGACGCATAaataacaaataacaaataaGATGCAATGTAGAAATATCAACCTCCTCATGGATAGCATTAGCTCCCGCATGACTACCGTTTCCACCAATTACAAAAAGCATATCAATTCTTCTGGCCTACAAGCATAAGTTGATCAGGTTAAACAATACCAGCTACAAaagcagcaagccagcaagaCTAACATCAAAGGCTTTCATTTCAGATCACTTACTTGTATACTATCGACGATCTCACTAGTTTTAGCTCCTCCACGAGACACACCTAGGAAACTTCCACCAGAAAGATTTATGTTTTCCACCACTTTACGTGAAAGCTGAAGGTTGTCATCAAATTGTAACTCCACAATTGAATCAAGCACCCTAGAGCATCTGAGGATATGGAAAAGCATACTTACAGGCATTTCTTTTAAGCCTTTCTCAAAAAATCCACGATAACCAAACTGAATTCCAACAATGTTCTTAACCCCATAGATCTCCAATGTAAATACTATCTGAAAATATAGGAAAGCTTGGTTATTCAACAGGCAAAATGATGGCCAGAATTTACTGAATATCTGTCAACATTAAATAAAAGCATGTAATGAACTCCACCTGCAAAGGTCTTCGAAGCAGGGAGTTCTGCTTCGGGATAATGAAATATCCTAAAGTATAGCTTTGAAGTTATAATGTTATATAAGGTTTATTCAGAAGTTAGCTGCCACCAGCACCAAAGAATGTCCACAAGATTGATACATAAGCATTACAATAAGATCCAATAGATTATAATCTGCCTCTGCGTTTTGTGGCATCTGATTAAATATTCATTAAATAACTCATACATGTTCCTTCTCAACAAATGAATGCCATGATATTTTTAGAGTTTCAACACAACAGCGCAGTTTTGAAGACACAAGATGGCTTGAACAACCATATTACCTGTCTAATGACATCATTTAAACCAGGGCAGAGGCCTCCACAGGTAACAATAGCAGCTTTTACTTCTGCAGGCTCATAGTATATCTCCTTACGAGGCCCTGCACGATGAATCCTATTGAAAGAAATTATGATTGCCCTACCCTTTGTGGCTTTGTCCATTCTTAAATATAAAAACGTTTGAAATATGAGAACGTAAACATTATCAAGTGTTTATTTACTGGTCATACTCATATAAGCTAACGTTTCACCAAGCATCTTAGGGAAAACAACTTTCATAATAAAAAAGCGCAAATTAACTAATGTGCTGCATCAGAACATACCAATGTTCAACCCAACTGCAGTCAGGATCTACGCACTCAGCTCCAGCAGAAGTAGGGGAGGCATACTTTATCACCTGAAGAAACAAAATATGTTAAGTGCAAAATTTAGCTACAAAAAGAAGATTGTTTACTTGAATATTTACAGTTCTACTGAAGCATCTACTGATATGTGTTTGTATTATTGGTTCTATCTATAGTAATGTTCTGCGGTATGAAGCCTAGAAATTAACAGGAACAATTAATCCACCATGAAGCCAGCATATTGAATTCCAATATGTTGCCTTCAAGATTATCTGGTTATGCCTGCCAAGAAGTGATCAGGTGGCCAAATGAATAGCTAAAAGTTGGAGCAATGGTACAATGTACTGCCGCCTCCCTCCAAATAGgtaatttatacaataatttGCACAAAGGTCTTGAGAGTGATTTTTTTACGTATGCATTTACAAATACTGAAAAATACTTTACATTATATGTGCTCAGCATTGACCTTCAGAAGTGCACGATCATCCTTATTTACATAGCCATTCCACTTATCTGCTGATAAACTACCACCATCAGTCCTGTCATAGTAACAGATACTCTTTTTAAAATGAGGAACCTGTTACGGTTTCATCTCTTCAGAATAAGAACAAGTTCAAGAAGTATAGAGGTGAGCACGGATAAACCTGTTTTTCTTCAGAGAGAATGTAGTTAGCCTTGGCTTCAAATCATATATATCTGTAATATGCGGCAAACTGAAACGCCTATTCCAGTCTTCTTGGTACTTTTCCTTCCAAGAAGGATCACTGAAATCTAAGTCTGATTTCCCAGAAACAGCTCTTACAGACAGTACCATAGGacttctctttcttccattcAAGTGAGTGGAACCCAAACCATATTGACACCGGTACCTGGTTGAATGCAACCAGTGTTGCTGGGATGTAGAAGAGTGTGTGCTTGCTTTTAAAGCAATGTCCATCCCAGAAAAGGTCATATGTGGACCCACTAATCTGCATATAAATTCGGATAAGCTGAATGATTCATCGCTATTTTGCAAAGCAATAAGGATCTTAAGAATTTCAAGAGTGGTAGAAAAGAGAGAGCTTGAAGAATCGActaaaaacaaatcaagaacGTCACTATGGTTTTTCACGTAGCTCAGTAACTGCAAGTGCTG comes from the Oryza glaberrima chromosome 9, OglaRS2, whole genome shotgun sequence genome and includes:
- the LOC127783959 gene encoding ATP-dependent 6-phosphofructokinase 5, chloroplastic-like isoform X2 translates to MTFSGMDIALKASTHSSTSQQHWLHSTRYRCQYGLGSTHLNGRKRSPMVLSVRAVSGKSDLDFSDPSWKEKYQEDWNRRFSLPHITDIYDLKPRLTTFSLKKNRTDGGSLSADKWNGYVNKDDRALLKVIKYASPTSAGAECVDPDCSWVEHWIHRAGPRKEIYYEPAEVKAAIVTCGGLCPGLNDVIRQIVFTLEIYGVKNIVGIQFGYRGFFEKGLKEMPLSRKVVENINLSGGSFLGVSRGGAKTSEIVDSIQARRIDMLFVIGGNGSHAGANAIHEECRKRKLKVSVVAVPKTIDNDILFMDKTFGFDTAVEEAQRAINSAYIEARSAYHGIGLVKLMGRSSGFIAMQASLSSGQIDVCLIPEVSFTLDGEHGVMRHLEHLLEKKGFCVVCVAEGAGQDLLQKSNATDASGNVILSDFGVHMQQKIKSHFKDIGVPADVKYIDPTYMVRACRANASDAILCTVLGQNAVHGAFAGFSGITSGICNTHYAFLPITEVITKPKRVNPNSRMWHRCLTSTGQPDFH
- the LOC127783959 gene encoding ATP-dependent 6-phosphofructokinase 5, chloroplastic-like isoform X1 — encoded protein: MVSVPPLWHVPLPRRRSGSIASLVGPHMTFSGMDIALKASTHSSTSQQHWLHSTRYRCQYGLGSTHLNGRKRSPMVLSVRAVSGKSDLDFSDPSWKEKYQEDWNRRFSLPHITDIYDLKPRLTTFSLKKNRTDGGSLSADKWNGYVNKDDRALLKVIKYASPTSAGAECVDPDCSWVEHWIHRAGPRKEIYYEPAEVKAAIVTCGGLCPGLNDVIRQIVFTLEIYGVKNIVGIQFGYRGFFEKGLKEMPLSRKVVENINLSGGSFLGVSRGGAKTSEIVDSIQARRIDMLFVIGGNGSHAGANAIHEECRKRKLKVSVVAVPKTIDNDILFMDKTFGFDTAVEEAQRAINSAYIEARSAYHGIGLVKLMGRSSGFIAMQASLSSGQIDVCLIPEVSFTLDGEHGVMRHLEHLLEKKGFCVVCVAEGAGQDLLQKSNATDASGNVILSDFGVHMQQKIKSHFKDIGVPADVKYIDPTYMVRACRANASDAILCTVLGQNAVHGAFAGFSGITSGICNTHYAFLPITEVITKPKRVNPNSRMWHRCLTSTGQPDFH
- the LOC127783959 gene encoding ATP-dependent 6-phosphofructokinase 5, chloroplastic-like isoform X3, whose product is MLSTYNVIKYASPTSAGAECVDPDCSWVEHWIHRAGPRKEIYYEPAEVKAAIVTCGGLCPGLNDVIRQIVFTLEIYGVKNIVGIQFGYRGFFEKGLKEMPLSRKVVENINLSGGSFLGVSRGGAKTSEIVDSIQARRIDMLFVIGGNGSHAGANAIHEECRKRKLKVSVVAVPKTIDNDILFMDKTFGFDTAVEEAQRAINSAYIEARSAYHGIGLVKLMGRSSGFIAMQASLSSGQIDVCLIPEVSFTLDGEHGVMRHLEHLLEKKGFCVVCVAEGAGQDLLQKSNATDASGNVILSDFGVHMQQKIKSHFKDIGVPADVKYIDPTYMVRACRANASDAILCTVLGQNAVHGAFAGFSGITSGICNTHYAFLPITEVITKPKRVNPNSRMWHRCLTSTGQPDFH